The following coding sequences lie in one Trichoderma breve strain T069 chromosome 1, whole genome shotgun sequence genomic window:
- a CDS encoding ubiquitin-conjugating enzyme domain-containing protein: MAQSTAHRRLLQEYRALTNNPPEGITAGPVSEDDLLHWECLIQGPEGTPFEGGVFPAELKFPKDYPLAPPTMKFLADMWHPNVYPSGLVCISILHPPGDDPNHYEHASERWSPIQSVEKILISVMSMLAEPNDESPANVEAAKMWREPKKEGEYKEGKTAKIEAEMGIHDVVWMGLHLNG, translated from the exons ATGGCCCAATCCACCgcccaccgccgcctcctccaagaATACCGCGCCCTCACAAACAACCCGCCCGAAGGCATCACCGCCGGCCCCGTCTCTGAAGACGACCTGCTGCACTGGGAATGCCTCATCCAGGGCCCCGAGGGAACTCCCTTTGAGGGCGGCGTTTTCCCCGCAGAGCTCAAGTTCCCCAAGGACTATCCGCTGGcgccgccgacgatgaaGTTTCTCGCTGACATGTGGCATCCGAACG TCTACCCCAGCGGCCTCgtctgcatctccatcctccacCCTCCCGGCGACGACCCCAACCACTACGAGCACGCCTCCGAGCGCTGGTCCCCCATCCAGTCCGTCGAAAAGATCCTCATCTCTGTTATGAGCATGCTAGCTGAGCCCAACGACGAGAGCCCCGCCAacgtcgaggccgccaagaTGTGGCGCGAGC CGAAAAAGGAGGGGGAATATAAAGAGGGTAAGACCGCCAAGATAGAAGCAGAGATGGGTATACACGATGTGGTCTGGATGGGGCTTCATCTCAACGGATAG